A window from Argopecten irradians isolate NY chromosome 3, Ai_NY, whole genome shotgun sequence encodes these proteins:
- the LOC138317657 gene encoding activating signal cointegrator 1 complex subunit 2-like, with protein MSSCLPLDKLHVKVDIATNKTEDVAALHPRWAQKIQFLTYHAPPLDLSDRGQCEEWADRLKFIEEDLHWALQLPHDKFWCQIVFDESFISLIDSYLRYAPRTHDILIELPVDTKSRHDEVHRLVFMTCLRMATHKESKEHHITPSVFGEILYENFLFDIPKLMDLCVLYGQGNGQLLFKMIDNIFTTQPKYNHDLQDTIPTILQVFDNILAKCGMADATGLTPKKLTDQTQEKSELVTMSSNDFQDVVFYLADTGTTLACFLDIYPPACTPFFKEDFVQHLAQLYESVIPQVVSSIKKRKFDSHSHKTLLRQKTQEAKNSLLKVVHLIINTYCIEPILESVGAEERVEDFIHIFTSMLNERRFLADFESRHRFENYQEILLQSPIEIDEMRLQYIQDAISSAFTTHGHRRKPTGGTNRGGRTSPDGSPGPMEDVGAVGGGAVGGASGGAVGGASAGGHSVQGDEYQVETYEAEGACAARKSGVELQSLISSVKDLLPDLGEGFIEVCLEEMDYNLERVINAVLEDKLPPSLQDLDRTMPQEPSHPVEAPKSLLDGRRNVYDHDEFDVFSRDNVDTSRIFQGKQ; from the exons ATGTCATCATGTCTACCACTAGATAAACTGCATGTGAAAGTAGATATTGCTACAAACAAAACCGAAGATGTGGCAGCTTTG CATCCACGGTGGGCTCAGAAGATCCAGTTTCTGACGTACCATGCTCCACCTCTTGACCTTAGTGACCGTGGCCAGTGTGAAGAGTGGGCTGACCGACTGAAATTTATTGAAGAAGATCTCCATTGGGCACTCCAGTTGCCACATGATAAGTTTTGGTGTCAG ATCGTATTCGATGAATCCTTTATAAGCCTGATAGACAGTTATCTGCGCTATGCTCCAAGAACTCATGATATCTTGATAGAGCTTCCTGTGGACACAAAATCCCGTCACGATGAGGTCCACCGACTGGTGTTTATGACTTGTCTTCGTATGGCTACACACAAGGAATCCAAG GAACATCACATTACCCCCAGCGTGTTCGGTGAAATCTTGTACGAAAACTTTCTGTTTGACATCCCCAAGCTGATGGACCTGTGTGTATTGTATGGCCAGGGTAATGGACAGTTGCTGTTTAAGATGATTGACAATATATTCACAACCCAGCCTAAATATAACCATGATCTTCAGGATACTATTCCAACTATTCTACAA GTGTTTGATAATATCTTAGCTAAGTGTGGTATGGCTGATGCTACTGGATTGACCCCAAAGAAACTGACCGATCAAACTCAGGAGAAGTCGGAGCTGGTCACTATGTCCAGTAATGACTTCCAGGATGTGGTGTTTTATCTGGCCGACACTGGGACCACTTTAGCGTGTTTCTTAGACATCTACCCTCCAGCATGCACACCTTTCTTCAAAGAAGATTTTGTACAACA TTTGGCCCAATTGTATGAGTCTGTTATTCCACAAGTTGTTTCTTCTATCAAGAAGCGGAAATTTGACAGCCACAG CCACAAGACGTTATTGAGACAGAAGACCCAGGAAGCAAAGAATTCCTTGTTAAAAGTAGTACATCTGATTATAAACACATACTGTATAGAGCCTATATTGGAAAGTGT CGGAGCCGAGGAAAGGGTTGAAGATTTTATACACATTTTCACATCAATGCTGAATGAGAGAAG ATTCCTCGCTGATTTTGAGAGCCGACACAGATTTGAAAACTACCAGGAAATACTTCTGCAGTCACCTATAGAAAT TGATGAAATGAGGCTGCAGTATATACAGGATGCTATCAGTTCTGCATTCACAACTCACGGTCACCGCCGCAAACCTACCGGAGGCACAAACAGAGGAGGCAGGACAAGTCCTGATGGCTCACCTGGACCAATGGAGGATGTTGGAGCTGTAGGGGGAGGAGCTGTGGGCGGGGCTTCAGGTGGGGCCGTTGGCGGGGCTTCAGCTGGAGGGCATAGTGTTCAAGGCGATGAATACCAAGTAGAAACCTAT GAAGCTGAAGGTGCATGTGCTGCACGGAAATCAGGCGTGGAATTGCAGTCTCTTATTTCCTCTGTCAAGGATCTACTTCCTGACTTAGGGGAAGGCTTTATTGAG GTATGTTTAGAAGAGATGGACTATAACCTAGAACGTGTGATCAATGCTGTGTTAGAGGACAAACTCCCACCGTCCTTACAAGACCTGGATCGAACTATGCCTCa AGAACCATCACATCCTGTCGAAGCTCCTAAGTCACTATTAGATGGACGTCGTAATGTGTATGACCATGATGAATTTGATGTGTTCAGTCGTGACAATGTGGATACATCTAGAATATTCCAAGGCAAGCAGTAA